The following proteins are encoded in a genomic region of Verrucomicrobia bacterium CG1_02_43_26:
- a CDS encoding isoleucine--tRNA ligase, with product MSDNLKDTLNLPVTDFPMRASLVEREPKRIEHWDDTKLYYAIQENNEKRDKGTFVLHDGPPFTNGDIHIGTASNKILKDVILRYKSMQGYKTPYIPGWDCHGLPIEHKVAVRLQEEKKELCPLDLRKECAKFSQNYIDIQTRQFKRLGVLADWKHEYKTMDPAYEADVLRTFASFVEHNLVYRSKKPVYWSIPCKTALAEFEIEYKDHVSDSVWVKFNLKEPSRIGYSIPVSLVIWTTTPWTLPANLAVAVHPELDYQLITHDGTEAFLVAKDLADTFIKTCKLENVSKGVLHKGKDLEGLITAHPFIDRESPVITADYVTTESGTGCVHTAPGHGLEDYLNGINFGLEPYCPVDDNGKYVDDGQIPAELVGVAVLAGNNKCPANEAVLKLLTENNALLHQEKCHHTYPYCWRSKTPVIYRALDQWFVSLDKSNVRTRALEVIDQVTWIPDWGKNRITGAVTNRPDWCISRQRTWGVPIPCFYDEAGNALMDSKVILALADKIEKGGTDIWFSKSAEELLNGIDLPKEILDKKLTKGMDTLDVWIESGSSHRAVVQKNKELSWPADLYFEGSDQHRGWFQSSLLTGVIADSAAPFKTVITHGFIVDEQKKKISKSDGKPQTADSYINTYGADVMRLWICSEDYRSDIPFSEPILKHIVQTYRTIRNTLRFQLGNLYDFDHPTDAIPLEDLTYIDKWALHETAVLIEKVSEAYENYEFHRAYQLINRFCAVTLSAIYHDILKDRLYTYAPNWPERRSSQTVIYEIFNVLVRLLAPILSFTADEAFSFFTHKKEYGKLCIHLEAFPAVNEDWKNPEIAEDIEKLFKIRSLVNEHMEDARQKKLLGQSLDAKVTFSASNSNDSFKLLQRYIKELPEFFIVSQAELNPTSADELTVAVTHAEGVRCPRSWRWVPSLVKAEGFGEVSPRCKEALASKYSQNTISPS from the coding sequence ATGTCCGATAATCTCAAAGATACGCTTAACCTCCCTGTAACAGATTTCCCGATGCGGGCAAGTCTTGTTGAACGTGAGCCCAAACGTATTGAACATTGGGATGATACTAAATTATACTACGCTATTCAGGAAAATAACGAAAAGAGGGATAAGGGCACGTTCGTCCTTCATGATGGCCCTCCGTTCACTAACGGTGACATCCACATCGGTACGGCTTCTAATAAAATTTTAAAGGATGTTATCCTGCGCTACAAATCCATGCAGGGCTACAAAACGCCTTACATACCTGGCTGGGACTGCCATGGCCTCCCTATCGAGCACAAGGTAGCTGTCCGTCTCCAAGAGGAAAAAAAGGAGCTCTGCCCGCTCGATCTTCGTAAGGAATGTGCTAAATTTTCCCAAAACTACATCGATATCCAAACCCGCCAATTCAAGCGCCTGGGTGTTCTCGCAGACTGGAAACATGAATACAAAACCATGGATCCCGCCTATGAAGCCGATGTATTAAGAACATTCGCTTCGTTCGTAGAGCATAATCTCGTCTACCGTAGTAAAAAACCGGTCTACTGGTCCATCCCTTGTAAAACCGCCCTCGCCGAATTCGAAATCGAATACAAGGATCATGTGAGTGATTCCGTCTGGGTAAAATTTAATCTCAAGGAGCCTTCTCGCATAGGCTACTCTATTCCCGTTTCCTTAGTTATTTGGACAACTACGCCTTGGACGCTTCCGGCAAACCTCGCAGTCGCCGTTCACCCCGAGCTCGATTATCAGCTCATTACCCACGATGGTACAGAAGCTTTCCTTGTTGCTAAAGATCTTGCAGATACTTTTATTAAAACCTGCAAACTGGAAAACGTCTCCAAGGGTGTTTTACACAAGGGCAAAGACCTCGAAGGTCTCATCACCGCCCATCCTTTCATAGACAGAGAAAGCCCGGTTATCACCGCAGACTATGTTACTACGGAATCCGGCACGGGTTGCGTACACACTGCACCTGGCCACGGATTAGAGGACTATTTAAACGGCATCAACTTTGGCCTCGAGCCTTATTGTCCCGTAGACGATAATGGTAAATATGTTGACGATGGCCAAATTCCGGCAGAACTTGTAGGGGTTGCAGTACTCGCGGGTAATAACAAATGCCCGGCAAACGAGGCTGTTCTTAAACTTTTAACAGAGAATAACGCACTGCTTCATCAGGAAAAGTGTCACCACACTTACCCTTACTGCTGGCGCTCTAAAACGCCAGTCATCTATCGCGCTTTAGACCAATGGTTCGTCTCATTAGATAAATCAAATGTCCGTACCCGCGCGCTAGAGGTTATTGACCAAGTAACATGGATCCCTGATTGGGGCAAAAACCGTATCACCGGTGCCGTCACCAACAGACCCGATTGGTGTATTAGTAGGCAACGTACCTGGGGCGTTCCTATCCCCTGTTTCTACGATGAAGCGGGTAATGCGCTCATGGATTCCAAGGTCATCCTCGCCCTCGCCGATAAAATCGAGAAGGGGGGCACTGATATCTGGTTCTCCAAATCCGCTGAAGAACTCCTTAACGGCATCGATTTACCAAAAGAAATTTTAGATAAAAAACTCACAAAGGGCATGGACACCCTCGACGTTTGGATCGAGTCCGGTTCAAGCCACAGGGCAGTTGTGCAAAAGAACAAAGAGCTTAGCTGGCCCGCTGATCTCTATTTCGAAGGGAGTGACCAACACAGAGGTTGGTTCCAATCCTCTCTACTAACAGGTGTCATCGCAGACAGCGCTGCACCGTTTAAAACAGTCATAACACACGGATTTATAGTCGATGAACAGAAAAAGAAAATCTCAAAAAGTGACGGAAAGCCGCAAACGGCAGATTCCTACATCAACACATATGGCGCCGACGTCATGCGCCTCTGGATTTGCTCAGAGGATTACCGCTCCGACATCCCCTTCTCAGAGCCCATTCTCAAACATATTGTCCAAACCTACCGAACCATCCGCAATACTCTTCGCTTTCAACTTGGCAATCTCTATGACTTCGACCATCCAACCGATGCCATCCCCCTCGAAGACTTAACCTACATTGACAAGTGGGCTCTACACGAAACGGCTGTTCTCATAGAAAAGGTCTCAGAGGCCTACGAAAATTACGAATTCCACCGTGCTTATCAACTCATTAATCGCTTCTGTGCCGTCACCCTTTCTGCCATCTATCACGATATCCTAAAGGATCGTCTCTACACCTACGCACCTAATTGGCCAGAAAGGCGCTCCTCGCAAACCGTTATCTACGAGATCTTTAATGTTCTCGTGCGCTTGCTGGCTCCTATTCTCTCTTTCACTGCAGATGAAGCCTTTTCGTTCTTCACTCATAAGAAGGAATATGGTAAACTATGTATTCATCTAGAAGCTTTTCCCGCAGTCAATGAGGACTGGAAAAATCCGGAAATTGCTGAAGACATCGAAAAACTTTTTAAAATAAGATCTCTCGTTAACGAACACATGGAAGATGCCCGCCAGAAAAAACTACTCGGCCAATCCTTAGACGCTAAGGTGACCTTTAGCGCTTCCAATAGTAATGATTCCTTTAAACTCCTCCAACGCTACATTAAAGAGCTTCCCGAATTTTTTATAGTTTCACAAGCTGAACTCAACCCCACTTCCGCTGATGAATTGACAGTCGCTGTCACTCACGCGGAAGGTGTCAGATGCCCCCGCAGCTGGCGCTGGGTACCATCCCTCGTCAAAGCAGAGGGCTTTGGAGAAGTCTCTCCAAGGTGTAAAGAAGCTTTGGCCTCTAAATACTCACAAAACACAATATCCCCATCATGA
- a CDS encoding signal peptidase II, with product MQSYIRYFVVAAFVLVFDLLSKLWVLANIPVNTYYYPAPIPVIKKFFYIVHIHNEGAVWGIFSGYSFILGVFALITLILIFFFRHTIGLKAPMVQYAFGLLTGGIIGNLIDRFQYGYVIDFIDIHLPGYRWPAFNIADIGITTGVTLYLLYSLYETFRSKQQTSSSKQ from the coding sequence ATGCAATCATACATTCGGTATTTTGTTGTGGCTGCCTTCGTGCTCGTCTTCGATCTACTCTCAAAGCTCTGGGTACTCGCGAACATACCGGTAAACACCTACTACTACCCGGCTCCCATCCCGGTTATTAAGAAGTTCTTCTATATCGTCCACATCCACAACGAGGGTGCTGTCTGGGGCATATTCTCCGGCTACAGCTTTATTCTTGGCGTCTTTGCCCTGATCACTCTCATTCTTATATTCTTTTTCCGCCATACCATTGGCCTAAAAGCGCCCATGGTCCAATACGCCTTCGGCCTCCTCACCGGCGGCATCATCGGCAACCTCATAGACCGCTTTCAATACGGCTATGTCATAGATTTCATAGACATTCACCTCCCCGGCTACCGCTGGCCCGCTTTTAATATAGCGGACATCGGCATCACCACCGGTGTCACCCTATACCTCCTCTACAGCCTCTACGAAACCTTCCGCTCAAAACAGCAAACAAGCAGCTCCAAACAATAA
- a CDS encoding MBL fold metallo-hydrolase has translation MNLIDLSNSRRIGANSFYIEIGPFKLLVDAGIDPKENGFAAMPDFSLVEDYSLDYIILTHCHLDHLGALPVILRKQPQAQILASHASTILAPRMLKNSYNVMTKIKEELNVPEYPLYYPSEIEKLKEHFLPMPFSLKKEFIKNGSSINITFHPAGHIAGAVGVELQYKHRKIFFTGDVLFQDQLTLPGAKFPDGPFDTLILETTRGSTQRESLSNRETETNRLIETINHALSRGGSCLIPAFALGRMQELFAILEKARSDKKLSACPIYSSGLGMDLVDYLDSLSKKNFGPHFRRKTVHNLKVRPLPRKIRAGQDVPPGIYILSSGMVIPKTPSYYVAAAMLEHHHNSICFVGYCDPDTAGGKLLKAQQGDAFLFDDMDYVAPVRAHIHSFDLSGHADRDELLNYAQKVSPRAIVLTHGEESSRLWFDQELALLMPETKVIDPAPGVLYQV, from the coding sequence ATGAATTTAATAGACCTCAGTAACTCCAGACGGATCGGCGCAAATTCTTTTTATATCGAGATCGGCCCTTTCAAGCTCTTGGTTGATGCCGGCATAGATCCTAAGGAAAACGGTTTTGCCGCCATGCCAGACTTTTCTTTAGTTGAGGATTATTCCTTAGACTATATCATCCTTACACACTGCCACCTAGACCACCTGGGCGCTCTACCTGTTATTCTCCGCAAGCAACCTCAAGCCCAAATCCTCGCCAGCCATGCGTCAACTATTCTGGCTCCCCGCATGCTCAAAAACTCCTACAATGTCATGACAAAGATCAAGGAGGAGCTCAATGTCCCGGAATACCCACTCTACTACCCTTCTGAGATCGAAAAATTAAAGGAGCATTTTCTCCCTATGCCTTTCTCGCTAAAAAAGGAATTTATAAAGAATGGGAGTTCAATCAATATCACTTTTCACCCCGCAGGCCATATAGCTGGTGCTGTAGGGGTCGAACTGCAATACAAGCATAGAAAAATATTCTTCACCGGCGATGTTCTTTTCCAAGACCAGCTCACGCTCCCGGGTGCCAAATTCCCGGATGGCCCGTTCGATACACTCATATTGGAAACCACGCGTGGCTCGACACAACGCGAATCTCTTTCTAATCGCGAAACAGAAACAAATCGCCTTATCGAGACCATTAACCATGCCCTCAGCAGAGGCGGCTCCTGCCTTATCCCTGCTTTTGCTCTGGGGCGTATGCAAGAGCTCTTTGCTATTTTGGAAAAGGCTCGATCTGATAAAAAATTATCAGCCTGCCCGATTTATAGCTCCGGCTTGGGCATGGATCTCGTGGACTACTTGGATTCTTTATCTAAAAAGAATTTTGGCCCTCACTTCCGTCGCAAAACGGTTCACAACTTAAAGGTAAGGCCTCTTCCGCGGAAAATTCGTGCAGGTCAAGATGTTCCGCCAGGAATATATATTCTTAGCAGTGGCATGGTCATCCCCAAGACACCTTCTTATTACGTTGCAGCAGCCATGCTGGAGCACCACCATAACAGTATTTGCTTTGTAGGCTACTGTGATCCCGATACCGCGGGAGGGAAACTGCTCAAAGCTCAACAGGGTGATGCTTTCCTCTTTGATGACATGGATTACGTTGCCCCCGTAAGAGCACATATCCATTCTTTTGACCTCAGTGGCCATGCAGACAGAGATGAACTTCTCAACTATGCTCAAAAGGTCTCACCGCGCGCCATTGTCCTCACTCACGGCGAAGAATCTTCCCGCCTTTGGTTTGACCAAGAGCTCGCTCTCCTGATGCCGGAAACCAAAGTCATAGACCCAGCACCTGGGGTTCTGTACCAAGTCTAG
- a CDS encoding response regulator: MVDDQALFGQAVRNMLSDQPDIKFHFCDKPTEALKVAEEIRPTVILQDLLMPDIDGLTMVKFFRANPVTKEVPMIVLSSREEADVKSEAFALGANDYMVKLPDKLEVLARIRYHSRAYINLLQRNEAYSALVASQEALKSELAEAERYIKSLLPAKIDSEHLKTDWVYTPSTDLGGDAFGYHWLDDEHFAIYLLDVCGHGVGASLLSVSAMNVLRSESLRGVDFLKPTSVLSGLNEAFDMDKQNQMYFTLWYGIYNRTTRILEYASGGHPPSILVRAKGTEIKHLMTHGIVIGGMPGAPFPQASIEIEPNDKLYVFSDGVYEVTPPGQKETITVDDYAAALVEPPIKGLSKVKSMVKFSQDAQQKEPFEDDYSLVEICFL; encoded by the coding sequence ATGGTTGATGATCAGGCATTGTTTGGGCAAGCTGTACGCAATATGTTATCGGATCAGCCTGATATTAAATTTCATTTTTGCGATAAACCGACCGAAGCCCTTAAAGTCGCGGAAGAGATACGCCCAACGGTGATATTGCAGGACTTGCTGATGCCGGATATTGATGGGTTGACGATGGTGAAGTTTTTTAGGGCAAACCCGGTGACCAAGGAAGTGCCGATGATTGTATTGTCATCTCGCGAGGAAGCGGATGTTAAGTCTGAGGCCTTTGCGCTAGGCGCAAATGACTACATGGTGAAGTTACCAGATAAATTGGAAGTGTTGGCTCGTATACGGTATCACTCGCGTGCTTATATTAATTTATTGCAGCGGAATGAGGCGTATAGTGCTTTGGTGGCTAGCCAGGAAGCCTTGAAGTCTGAACTGGCTGAGGCAGAGCGGTATATTAAATCATTATTACCGGCTAAAATAGATAGCGAGCATTTGAAGACGGACTGGGTATATACCCCCTCGACCGATTTAGGAGGAGATGCCTTTGGCTATCATTGGTTGGACGATGAGCATTTCGCTATTTATTTGCTGGATGTGTGTGGGCATGGCGTGGGCGCTTCGCTGCTTTCTGTGTCGGCGATGAATGTGTTGCGCTCAGAAAGCCTTCGCGGAGTTGACTTTTTGAAACCCACTTCTGTTTTAAGCGGTTTGAATGAAGCGTTTGACATGGATAAGCAAAACCAGATGTATTTTACGCTGTGGTACGGTATATATAACCGAACGACAAGGATTTTAGAATATGCCTCAGGGGGGCATCCCCCATCGATTTTAGTTCGAGCCAAAGGTACTGAAATCAAACATTTGATGACGCATGGTATTGTTATCGGCGGGATGCCTGGTGCGCCCTTTCCTCAAGCCTCGATAGAAATTGAACCGAACGACAAATTGTATGTTTTTAGCGATGGTGTTTATGAAGTTACCCCCCCTGGACAAAAGGAAACCATTACGGTAGATGATTATGCGGCGGCGCTTGTAGAACCGCCTATAAAAGGATTGTCTAAAGTAAAATCAATGGTGAAGTTCTCCCAAGACGCCCAGCAGAAAGAACCTTTTGAAGATGATTATTCTTTAGTTGAAATATGTTTTCTGTGA